The following proteins are encoded in a genomic region of Haloarcula marina:
- a CDS encoding TRAP transporter permease, which yields MTTTNPADDPEEPATEETISDEEVDEVLQEIERKRSLRWPATLAVAVVGIAFSLFQMWLAAKGFVLAIELPGVGEIQFAALQLLQINAIHVTFGLVLAFLLYPGTTGDGPISRRCIALADRLDERLGADHPVSRAVHAVGGVLAWLFLDPEFERVTPFDVVLMIIAGLSAAYFITEFNEIQNMRVFGLESGRPIQEVFTFLEPIAGVLGPLADTSYAFVLGVVGVLLVLEATRRAISLYLMVIVAAFVVYARWGFLIPQNAAYVGVLSIPPLDWSSIVQNLWYNTENGVFGIPVTVSVQFIYIFILFGAFLEMSGAGQWFIDLAYGATGTRRGGPAKASILASGFMGTISGSSIANTVTTGAFTIPLMKRSGYRPEFAGGVEASASSGGQILPPVMGAAAFLIVQYTATPFRDVIIAAAIPAIVFFFGVWVMVHFEATKRNIGGLDPSELVNIRQHLKSGWFYLVPIGLLLYYLIIERLSVARSAWFTLIAIGALIALVAAYSDETRGRLGAVFAALFVANFTAQLLTGVGFLGALLGGGTGPTSVQAAFGATVGGLGGMAIVAGVVTLATRPHLESPILSFDNAVDDAAVTTAEVVGRSDLAQNGLYRLGVFLGKSMESGARTAVPVVIAVAAAGIIPGVISVSGLGPNLVALIRAVAGGSLVLLLLVTAIASIILGMGMPTTVTYIILVSLLAPALVQFGVPELAAHLFILYFGVIADITPPVAVAAYAASGVAKSDAFQTGIEAFSLSLNKAIVPFAFILAPGIVLLRRKENAAELPLGEQYRVVQLADFADLGFAIFEVAIPVIGVFVGVVALAATVIGFVEASVSRGQRTAFAVSSLLLMAPGLAVSALADVLGVLGIASGIEVTLVVDIGLRAVGMVLFLLLLAENRRRREPATDTAGTPDPA from the coding sequence ATGACCACGACGAACCCAGCCGACGACCCCGAGGAACCGGCCACGGAGGAGACGATTAGCGACGAAGAGGTCGACGAAGTCCTCCAAGAGATAGAGCGAAAGCGGTCGCTTCGGTGGCCCGCGACGCTCGCCGTCGCCGTCGTCGGCATCGCCTTCTCGCTGTTCCAGATGTGGCTCGCGGCGAAGGGGTTCGTCCTCGCCATCGAACTGCCCGGCGTGGGCGAGATTCAGTTCGCGGCGCTCCAACTGCTCCAGATAAACGCCATCCACGTCACCTTCGGCCTCGTCCTCGCCTTCCTGCTGTACCCCGGGACGACCGGTGACGGGCCGATTTCCCGGCGGTGTATCGCGCTGGCCGACCGCCTCGACGAGCGACTCGGGGCCGACCACCCCGTCTCGCGGGCGGTCCACGCCGTCGGGGGCGTCCTCGCGTGGTTGTTCCTCGACCCGGAGTTCGAGCGCGTGACGCCGTTCGACGTGGTGCTGATGATAATCGCGGGCCTGTCGGCGGCGTACTTCATCACGGAGTTCAACGAGATTCAGAACATGCGGGTGTTCGGCCTCGAGTCCGGCCGCCCGATACAGGAGGTGTTCACCTTCCTCGAACCCATCGCCGGGGTACTGGGACCGCTGGCGGACACCTCCTACGCGTTCGTCCTCGGGGTCGTCGGCGTGTTGCTCGTCCTCGAAGCCACCCGGCGGGCCATCAGCCTCTACCTGATGGTCATCGTCGCCGCCTTCGTCGTCTACGCGCGGTGGGGCTTTCTCATCCCGCAGAACGCCGCCTACGTCGGTGTCCTCTCGATTCCGCCGCTTGACTGGTCTTCCATCGTCCAGAACCTCTGGTACAACACCGAGAACGGGGTGTTCGGGATTCCGGTCACCGTCTCCGTCCAGTTCATCTACATCTTCATCCTCTTCGGCGCGTTCCTGGAGATGTCCGGGGCCGGCCAGTGGTTCATCGACCTCGCGTACGGGGCGACGGGGACCCGACGGGGCGGTCCGGCGAAGGCGTCGATTCTGGCCAGCGGCTTCATGGGCACCATCTCCGGGTCGTCTATCGCCAACACCGTGACGACGGGGGCCTTTACCATCCCGCTGATGAAGCGGTCGGGGTACCGCCCGGAGTTCGCGGGCGGCGTCGAGGCCTCGGCGTCCTCGGGCGGGCAGATTCTCCCGCCGGTGATGGGGGCCGCGGCGTTCCTCATCGTCCAGTACACGGCGACGCCGTTCCGGGACGTCATCATCGCGGCGGCCATCCCCGCCATCGTCTTCTTCTTCGGCGTCTGGGTGATGGTTCACTTCGAGGCGACCAAGCGCAACATCGGTGGGCTGGACCCCTCGGAACTGGTGAACATCCGCCAACACCTCAAGAGCGGGTGGTTCTACCTCGTTCCCATCGGCCTCCTGCTGTACTACCTCATCATCGAGCGTCTCTCTGTCGCCCGGTCGGCGTGGTTCACGCTCATCGCCATCGGCGCGCTGATCGCCCTCGTGGCGGCCTACAGCGACGAGACGCGCGGGCGTCTCGGGGCCGTCTTCGCGGCCCTCTTCGTCGCGAACTTCACGGCGCAGTTGCTCACCGGCGTCGGGTTCCTCGGTGCGCTGTTGGGTGGCGGGACCGGGCCCACGTCGGTGCAGGCGGCCTTCGGCGCCACCGTCGGCGGCCTCGGCGGGATGGCCATCGTCGCGGGCGTCGTGACGCTGGCGACCCGGCCGCACCTCGAATCTCCCATCCTCTCGTTCGACAACGCCGTCGACGACGCCGCCGTGACCACCGCGGAAGTCGTCGGCCGCTCTGACCTCGCACAGAACGGGCTGTACCGCCTCGGGGTCTTCCTCGGGAAGTCCATGGAGAGCGGCGCGCGAACCGCGGTTCCGGTGGTTATCGCCGTCGCCGCCGCGGGCATCATCCCCGGCGTCATCAGCGTCTCGGGCCTGGGCCCGAATCTGGTGGCGCTCATCCGGGCCGTCGCCGGCGGGTCGCTCGTGTTGCTGTTGCTGGTGACCGCCATTGCCTCCATCATCCTCGGGATGGGGATGCCGACGACGGTGACCTACATCATCCTCGTCTCCCTGCTCGCACCGGCGCTGGTGCAGTTCGGGGTCCCCGAACTCGCGGCCCACCTCTTCATCCTCTACTTCGGGGTCATCGCCGACATCACACCACCGGTGGCCGTCGCGGCCTACGCGGCGTCGGGGGTGGCCAAGTCCGACGCCTTCCAGACCGGTATCGAGGCGTTCTCCCTGTCGCTGAACAAGGCCATCGTCCCGTTCGCGTTCATCCTCGCGCCCGGCATCGTCCTCTTGCGGCGGAAGGAAAACGCCGCGGAACTGCCGCTGGGCGAGCAGTACCGAGTCGTCCAACTGGCGGACTTCGCGGACCTCGGGTTCGCCATCTTCGAAGTCGCCATCCCCGTAATCGGCGTGTTCGTCGGCGTCGTCGCGCTGGCGGCGACGGTCATCGGGTTCGTCGAGGCCTCCGTCTCGCGGGGGCAACGGACGGCGTTCGCGGTCAGTTCCCTCCTGCTGATGGCCCCGGGACTGGCCGTCTCGGCGCTCGCCGACGTGCTCGGTGTGCTGGGAATCGCCAGTGGTATCGAAGTCACCCTCGTCGTCGACATCGGCCTGCGGGCCGTCGGGATGGTCCTGTTCCTCCTGTTGCTGGCGGAGAACCGCCGCCGCCGGGAACCGGCCACAGACACGGCTGGCACGCCGGACCCGGCCTGA
- a CDS encoding IMPACT family protein: protein MSEAYLTVGERARASFEVQGSEFIGHVAPAETVAEAEAFVDAVSAEYADATHNVPAYRVRASPFREYSSDDGEPSGSAGKPALNVLQQRELENVVAVVTRYYGGTNLGVGGLARSYSRAVKDGVDAAGVVEEVPHERFSVTVEYDDSGSVRGLLESVGVEFEADYEADVSFAVRVPKSEGADLRDRIRSATSGRADIDSDSE from the coding sequence GTGTCGGAGGCATATCTGACCGTCGGCGAGCGCGCGCGGGCCAGTTTCGAGGTGCAAGGCTCGGAGTTCATCGGCCACGTCGCCCCCGCGGAGACGGTCGCCGAGGCCGAGGCGTTCGTCGATGCCGTCTCCGCGGAGTACGCCGACGCGACCCACAACGTCCCGGCCTACCGCGTGCGGGCCTCGCCGTTCCGGGAGTACTCCAGCGACGACGGCGAACCGAGCGGAAGCGCGGGCAAACCCGCGCTGAACGTCCTCCAGCAACGCGAGTTGGAGAACGTCGTCGCCGTCGTCACCCGCTACTACGGCGGGACGAACCTCGGGGTCGGCGGGTTGGCCCGGTCGTATTCGCGCGCCGTGAAGGACGGCGTCGACGCGGCGGGCGTCGTCGAAGAAGTCCCCCACGAGCGCTTCTCGGTGACCGTCGAGTACGACGACTCCGGGAGCGTCCGCGGCCTACTGGAGTCGGTCGGCGTCGAGTTCGAGGCCGACTACGAAGCGGACGTGAGTTTCGCCGTTCGCGTCCCGAAATCCGAGGGCGCAGACCTGCGCGACCGGATTCGGAGCGCGACCAGCGGGCGGGCCGATATCGACTCGGATTCCGAGTGA
- a CDS encoding type 1 glutamine amidotransferase domain-containing protein, which yields MPSALFVVSEHGYWGEECIEPLTTLTDAGVDITVATPSGDPPVVDERSVDPEEVGEETAAHVMDVHENDERLNDPTPIARVDAADYDAVVFPGGHGTEWDVNQDSDARRLLRDAVEGEHGKALVVCHAVGILAFTRDGDGDFLVSGRSVTGFPNAWEEGIVDENDLMPDGRKLPYWVEDEVKAAGADWDAELDADTSVTVDGDLITARGPPSSSAAARTLLEELGVESPA from the coding sequence ATGCCATCCGCACTGTTCGTCGTCAGCGAGCACGGCTACTGGGGCGAGGAATGTATCGAACCGCTGACCACGCTCACGGACGCGGGCGTCGACATCACCGTCGCGACGCCGTCGGGCGACCCGCCGGTCGTCGACGAGCGGTCGGTCGACCCCGAGGAGGTCGGCGAGGAGACGGCGGCGCACGTGATGGACGTTCACGAGAACGACGAGCGACTCAACGACCCGACACCCATCGCGCGAGTCGACGCCGCCGACTACGACGCCGTCGTCTTCCCTGGCGGCCACGGCACGGAGTGGGACGTGAACCAGGACAGCGACGCCCGCCGACTCCTCCGCGATGCCGTCGAAGGTGAGCACGGCAAGGCGCTCGTCGTCTGCCACGCCGTCGGGATTCTCGCCTTCACCCGCGACGGCGACGGGGACTTCCTCGTCTCCGGCCGGTCTGTCACCGGGTTCCCGAACGCGTGGGAGGAGGGAATCGTCGACGAGAACGACCTGATGCCCGACGGGCGCAAACTCCCCTACTGGGTCGAAGACGAGGTGAAAGCCGCCGGTGCCGACTGGGACGCCGAACTCGACGCGGACACGAGCGTCACCGTCGACGGTGACCTTATAACTGCACGCGGGCCGCCGTCGTCGTCGGCCGCCGCCCGAACGCTCCTCGAGGAACTGGGCGTCGAAAGCCCGGCTTAA
- the hisB gene encoding imidazoleglycerol-phosphate dehydratase HisB, with the protein MTDRTAAVTRETAETDIEVILDVDGEGDSTVDTGIGFFDHMLDAFATHGLFDLTVTCDGDLEIDDHHTVEDVAITLGEAFSEALGEKRGIVRFADRKVPLDEAVASVVVDISGRPYYRFDGEFSQGRVGGMTSHMAKHFGRSLSTNAGLTLHCGVEGENAHHEIEALFKGLARALDDATRIDERRSDVASTKGEL; encoded by the coding sequence ATGACCGACCGCACCGCGGCCGTGACGCGCGAGACGGCCGAGACGGACATCGAGGTGATTCTCGACGTCGACGGCGAGGGCGACTCGACAGTCGACACCGGCATCGGCTTCTTCGACCACATGCTCGACGCCTTCGCCACGCACGGCCTGTTCGACCTCACGGTCACCTGCGACGGCGACTTGGAAATCGACGACCACCACACCGTCGAGGACGTGGCTATCACGCTCGGCGAGGCCTTCAGCGAAGCGCTCGGCGAGAAGCGCGGCATCGTCCGCTTCGCCGACCGCAAGGTCCCGCTGGACGAGGCCGTCGCCAGCGTCGTCGTCGACATCTCGGGGCGCCCGTACTACCGTTTCGACGGCGAGTTCTCGCAGGGCCGGGTCGGCGGGATGACCAGCCACATGGCGAAACACTTCGGGCGCTCGCTTTCGACCAACGCCGGACTCACCCTCCACTGCGGCGTCGAGGGCGAGAACGCCCACCACGAGATAGAGGCGCTGTTCAAGGGACTGGCGCGGGCCTTGGACGACGCGACCCGCATCGACGAGCGCCGCTCGGACGTGGCGAGCACGAAGGGCGAACTGTAG
- a CDS encoding 2Fe-2S iron-sulfur cluster binding domain-containing protein: MAETATVTVELPDGETRRIDADAGAVLRDVLLDAGVSPHGRYARRLNCGGRGLCATCGVRVADPPDPDHWHDDLADRFGYPRLSCQLRVFDGMAVRVLDKRMWGTRAAGDADDGER; encoded by the coding sequence ATGGCCGAGACTGCCACCGTCACCGTCGAACTGCCGGACGGCGAGACCCGCCGTATCGACGCCGACGCGGGGGCGGTGCTCCGCGACGTACTCCTCGACGCGGGCGTCTCGCCGCACGGCCGCTACGCCCGTCGCCTGAACTGCGGCGGTCGGGGCCTCTGTGCGACCTGCGGCGTCCGGGTCGCCGACCCGCCCGACCCCGACCACTGGCACGACGACCTCGCCGACCGCTTCGGCTACCCGCGCCTGTCCTGTCAGTTGCGCGTTTTCGACGGGATGGCGGTCCGGGTGCTGGACAAGCGGATGTGGGGGACGCGAGCGGCGGGCGACGCGGACGACGGCGAACGATAA
- a CDS encoding DUF1850 domain-containing protein: MSRYAVALAVIAVLALGTASAVPTQRVLVVEDTETGETYLQTPVENGTTVALEYTHSVEKTRVYDGYTVRGDRLVMTRMEFESYGWGLPSGANVTRENGTLVYDPPGSYARVTVAPGSVAGHRLHVGTETYDLVALSDERAVDLHLARRPALATITDQLES; this comes from the coding sequence ATGAGTCGCTACGCCGTCGCACTGGCCGTCATCGCGGTGCTCGCACTCGGTACGGCCTCGGCAGTCCCGACACAGCGAGTCCTCGTCGTCGAGGACACCGAGACGGGCGAGACGTATCTCCAGACCCCGGTCGAGAACGGGACGACCGTGGCCTTGGAGTACACCCACAGCGTCGAGAAGACTCGCGTCTACGACGGCTACACCGTCCGCGGCGACCGACTCGTCATGACTCGGATGGAGTTCGAGTCCTACGGGTGGGGACTGCCCAGCGGCGCGAACGTCACACGCGAGAACGGGACGCTCGTCTACGACCCGCCGGGTTCGTACGCCCGCGTGACCGTCGCTCCCGGGTCGGTGGCCGGCCACCGCCTGCACGTCGGGACGGAGACGTACGACTTGGTCGCACTCTCGGACGAACGGGCGGTCGACCTCCACCTCGCCCGCCGCCCGGCGCTCGCGACCATCACCGACCAACTCGAATCATGA
- the upp gene encoding uracil phosphoribosyltransferase, translating into MTIEERGNASLVTHALAVDELSRLRDVETEQVEFRKGLVRLGRICGYEIIDGRMETEYTEIQTPLTTTMGQRVKGLDDVVIVNVLRAATPFVEGLLKAFPRARQGVISASRDESAGMGEDGEFPISIDYVKLPDIQPEDTVIVADPMLATGSTMTAVLEHITEGAPDPERLVVLSAVAAPPGIVRVSEAFPDVDLLTVAIDDELDDDGFIVPGLGDAGDRAFRTD; encoded by the coding sequence ATGACAATCGAAGAACGCGGCAACGCCTCGCTGGTCACCCACGCCCTCGCGGTGGACGAACTCTCGCGACTGCGCGACGTGGAGACCGAACAGGTCGAGTTCCGGAAGGGACTGGTCCGCCTCGGCCGCATCTGCGGCTACGAGATAATCGACGGGCGGATGGAGACCGAGTACACCGAGATACAGACGCCGCTGACGACGACGATGGGCCAGCGCGTGAAGGGGCTCGACGACGTGGTCATCGTCAACGTCCTCCGGGCGGCGACGCCGTTCGTCGAAGGCCTGCTGAAGGCGTTCCCGCGCGCTCGACAGGGCGTCATCTCCGCCAGTCGCGACGAGTCGGCGGGAATGGGCGAAGACGGGGAGTTCCCCATCTCCATCGACTACGTGAAACTGCCGGACATCCAGCCCGAAGACACCGTCATCGTCGCCGACCCGATGCTGGCGACGGGGTCGACGATGACCGCCGTCCTCGAACACATCACCGAGGGCGCGCCGGACCCGGAGCGACTCGTCGTCCTCTCGGCGGTGGCCGCGCCGCCGGGCATCGTCCGCGTCTCCGAGGCGTTCCCCGACGTGGACCTCCTCACGGTGGCTATCGACGACGAACTCGACGACGACGGCTTCATCGTCCCCGGCCTCGGCGACGCCGGGGACCGGGCCTTCCGCACGGACTGA
- a CDS encoding DUF5828 family protein has translation MADIEESVSGFKTRGGWVDAVEHGERITQALKDLFADSDIDADIDEAALDEFDEWRPKSHERLDEDVNEKTAEQASVDEGKGEQAGKDPDEDLQKAGEKLSESYENLDEPDEAIDKWGESVDYVARAADSVGRKALRKVEDAVYKNVMTQIAPYYFDNELVSANLQRTGTEDRPEYVFEVNVNDDDLKMRVSNQLADYDKSVERWHVDTEKATDHVEAAEGVDAVEPGEETDAKTN, from the coding sequence ATGGCAGATATCGAAGAGAGCGTTTCCGGTTTCAAGACACGAGGCGGGTGGGTCGACGCCGTCGAGCACGGCGAACGAATCACGCAGGCGCTGAAAGACCTGTTTGCCGACTCCGACATCGACGCGGACATCGACGAGGCGGCCTTAGACGAGTTCGACGAGTGGCGACCCAAGAGCCACGAACGACTCGACGAGGACGTCAACGAGAAGACCGCAGAGCAAGCCAGCGTCGACGAGGGGAAGGGAGAACAGGCGGGCAAAGATCCCGACGAGGACCTCCAGAAAGCGGGCGAGAAGTTGAGCGAGTCCTACGAGAATCTGGACGAACCCGACGAGGCCATCGACAAGTGGGGCGAATCGGTCGATTACGTCGCCCGCGCGGCCGACTCCGTCGGTCGGAAGGCGCTCCGGAAAGTCGAGGACGCCGTCTACAAGAACGTGATGACCCAAATCGCGCCGTACTACTTCGACAACGAACTCGTCAGCGCGAACCTCCAGCGCACCGGGACGGAGGACCGGCCCGAGTACGTCTTCGAGGTGAACGTCAACGACGACGACCTGAAGATGCGCGTCTCGAACCAACTGGCCGACTACGACAAGTCGGTCGAGCGCTGGCACGTCGACACCGAGAAAGCGACCGACCACGTCGAGGCCGCTGAGGGTGTCGATGCGGTCGAACCGGGGGAGGAGACGGACGCCAAAACGAACTAA
- a CDS encoding TAXI family TRAP transporter solute-binding subunit has product MSEKSTRRRFLRGAGLAGAVALAGCGGGDGGDGGDGGDGGAETETTAGGDGGDGGDTETTESGDGGSGDTRLSWHAGGTGGTYFPLSNEFKAVVEDNTEFTLNVQSTGASVENVGNLASGDADFALIQNDVAYFAKNGTGIEAFQGNAIENLMGVATLYPETITVVTLANTGITQLSDLAGATINTGDLGSGTQVNANQILEAVGITDFTEQNASFSQAADQLRNGDIDAAFVVGGWPVGAIEDLANTNDLVIVPIRGDNREAVKEAASWFADDTIPGGTYTGVGQAVETVAVQAMIATNAEQPEATVETVTAAIFDNVDQLTIKTDFISRDSAQDGMSIELHPGAAAYFDA; this is encoded by the coding sequence ATGTCAGAAAAATCCACGCGGCGGCGGTTCCTTCGCGGTGCTGGCTTGGCCGGTGCGGTCGCGCTCGCCGGATGCGGCGGCGGCGACGGCGGCGACGGTGGCGACGGCGGCGACGGCGGGGCCGAGACCGAGACGACCGCCGGCGGCGACGGTGGCGACGGCGGCGACACCGAGACGACCGAGAGCGGCGACGGGGGGAGCGGCGATACGCGCCTCTCGTGGCACGCTGGCGGGACCGGCGGGACGTACTTCCCGCTCTCGAACGAGTTCAAAGCCGTCGTCGAGGACAACACGGAGTTTACCCTCAACGTCCAGTCCACGGGGGCGAGCGTCGAGAACGTCGGGAACTTGGCGAGCGGCGATGCCGACTTCGCGCTCATCCAGAACGACGTCGCGTACTTCGCGAAGAACGGGACCGGTATCGAGGCGTTCCAAGGCAACGCCATCGAGAACCTGATGGGCGTGGCGACGCTGTACCCCGAAACCATCACCGTCGTGACGCTGGCAAACACCGGCATCACGCAACTGTCGGACCTCGCGGGGGCCACCATCAACACCGGTGACCTCGGGTCCGGGACGCAGGTCAACGCCAACCAGATTCTTGAGGCGGTCGGCATCACCGACTTCACCGAACAGAACGCCTCGTTCTCGCAGGCGGCCGACCAGTTGCGAAACGGGGACATCGACGCGGCGTTCGTCGTCGGCGGGTGGCCCGTCGGCGCTATCGAGGACCTCGCCAACACGAACGACCTCGTCATCGTCCCCATCCGAGGGGACAACCGCGAGGCGGTCAAGGAGGCGGCGTCGTGGTTCGCCGACGACACCATCCCGGGAGGGACGTACACCGGCGTCGGCCAAGCCGTCGAGACGGTCGCCGTCCAGGCGATGATCGCGACCAACGCCGAGCAACCCGAGGCGACGGTCGAGACGGTCACGGCGGCCATCTTCGACAACGTGGACCAACTCACCATCAAGACGGACTTCATCAGCAGGGACTCGGCACAGGACGGGATGTCCATCGAACTGCACCCCGGTGCGGCGGCGTACTTCGACGCCTAA
- a CDS encoding ACT domain-containing protein, translated as MFDEIMAKFEDSPGQQSVIRLLLERGFSVNEEGRVVSGGIEIPNTGIAREVGVDRRVVNATTDAILEDEELRRIFRNISAVPSLLDLAPVLDLNAITVAVRAADEPGIVATVTGAIADRGISVRQVFSEDPEFTDEPRLYVITDEELPGDLITEIRDMPFVRTIELA; from the coding sequence ATGTTCGACGAGATAATGGCGAAGTTCGAGGACTCGCCGGGCCAGCAGTCGGTCATCCGCCTGTTGCTCGAACGCGGGTTCTCGGTCAACGAGGAGGGCCGCGTCGTCTCCGGCGGCATCGAGATACCGAACACCGGTATCGCCCGGGAAGTCGGCGTCGACCGGCGGGTCGTCAACGCGACGACGGACGCCATCCTCGAAGACGAGGAACTGCGCCGCATCTTCCGGAACATCTCTGCGGTCCCGAGCCTCCTCGATTTGGCCCCCGTCCTGGACCTGAACGCCATCACCGTCGCCGTTCGCGCGGCCGACGAACCCGGCATCGTCGCGACGGTGACCGGCGCTATCGCCGACCGCGGCATCTCCGTCCGCCAAGTCTTCTCGGAGGACCCGGAGTTCACCGACGAACCGCGCCTGTACGTCATCACCGACGAGGAACTGCCCGGCGACCTCATCACCGAGATTCGAGACATGCCGTTCGTTCGGACCATCGAACTGGCCTGA